TCAGTATCTCAATCAGTTTAGTAAAATGAATAACAAAACAATCGTTTAAGTACTActtgtgataaaaaaaatatttaggtactaaaatagaaaaaaataaatttaactatttgACTAACGGAAATATCagtttaaagaaaaacaatttaagttgacaaaaaaaatttagataccgaaataaataaaatatatatatgattcaaATGCCCATTTATAATAACAACACAAAAATAAACGTAAATAATTCCGTGTAAGGTTGGGGAATGGCAACAGCGAAGGTAGACTAACACAGGCAAAATAGCGGGCAGAAAACTAATTAATTCGGCCGACTTATAATTACATACAATTAATAGTCACTACTCACTAGCTTTAAAACCCCGTGtctaatttctttcaattaagttttaattaattaaatatataatatcaatattgaattaaatttgttaaataataattaattgcttaaaagttttacttttaaatgtaatgaaaattttagtttattaatgtttaaaattaaaatgggtTAGGTAAATGGATATAGGCACCATTTAAAAGCAAAATCagaattaaaacatttttcccatatgaaattaaattttagacttaatgaaattcataaattttgattttaaaagtaaataaccTTTGAATTAACATAGAGTCATTAGATCATATTTTTGGACAATGCATGAGATTAAATTTATCCATGTTTTgtacaataataattattgttgaacaattatgaatattaaatatatttagagCTCTTTCAATATTACTTTTCGAGACAaacctaataattattttactctattatgaaatatttcaatttctattGCATAAAATGTTTCTCTCTTATCTCGTATTTCTCAGTTACCCAAAAcacataaaactaaaatataaggacttattttcatatcttttaggataaattattttgttggtcactcaacttttaagtGCTTTCATGTTggtcatttaaataaaaatatttacaatttgatcactatcttaaaattttttttcatttttgtcacTTAACCATTAAACAGAGTCTTAGCACACCAAATCCCACTATAAAATACTTCTTTTACCAAGTCAAACTTCTCTAtgaatcaatattttcatttttattttatttttataagacaCAATATGTACAACAACAATGGTTGTCTAAATCATAAGCATTTGAAGTCATACCTGCAGGTGTCGATTTTAGTAAAACCTCTTTGGTTTTGGCACAAGGCTGCCTTGGACAGTTTCTCCCCTGATGTTTGCTGCCAGTGGGGAGCAAATACATATTTCATGCAAAGTTCCAGATATTTGCCGAAGGCCGCGAGCAGCTCCCCCTCCAATTTCCAATTCGACTTAAGATTGCTTTTCCCTTTGAGTTGAGAGAGAATCATATCGAAGTCCACTTCGTCATTTGAGTCACTCGAGACATCTTCTTGTCCGCTATGAGCATCTTTGCAATCGGAATGTTCTTGCAACTCGCTACAACTATCGTCAGAATCGATAGTGTCGGTGTCGGAGTCCTCAACAATAAAACCGTTAAGGCTATCACCGTAACTCTCATTGTCTGATCCATCTCGTTTGAACCGTCATCGTTAACATCCTCGATTATAGGGGTTTGTTTGCGAAATTTACTTTCACCGTTCTTCGaggcttttttattttttctcccTTATATTGCCTAAGCGGCTTTTGAGAGAATTAAGAAAGCACTCATCTCCCTCAGGCTTCTTGCTATTGTTTAACACAtgaattatatatcatttagcatgttgattgtattttattttgggatttgaaaattttatgttttagattttttgggatttgaaattttctggGTGATAGAAGCAGGGAGGGGGGAATTGGTTagggaagaagaagatgaatgatgaaatatgacccaaaataaaacaaaaagaaaaatgaaagagaagTTTGACTtggtcaaaaaattattttatagtagGATTTGGTGTGCCAAGTCAAACTCTGGTTATGGGTTAATGGTTGAgagattaaaatgaatttttttttttaaggttggttgtcaaattataaatatttttatttgaattattaaaatgaaaatgtaaaaaaattgagtgatcaactaattaatttatcctattttttaacatatatgtGGATAGCTGTagttacttaaaaaaaaaactttatgaTATCAttgttttttcttataattaaagtgttaaaatatttttgtttagaaaaaaaaaacttggaaTAAAAGAATAAGGCTCCCATTGCACCATAGTGTCAAATTCCACCTAAGATAATTGATGAGGATCGAGCCaagtaaaattcaaataaaagcAATTTATTCGACATTAATAGGGGAAGCAGCAATACAGCCGATGTCTTTGCCAAAATGGGACTCGATGGTAATTTCCAGACCCGCATTCTCGAAATGGCCCCTCCTGAAACTGTTTGTTATTTTGCTCTTCACAAAGAACAATGTAACAGTACTCTCCTACTGGATTAGCTTATTAAGGTTATTTGAGCCGCTTACTCATAACAATAATTATCTATTTAATCAGActccaaatatttttattacttatttatatgatacttacaaattaaatcaaaataaaatgatggaATTACCGCCCATGTCCATTTGGCCCTTACACAAATTTCATTACGAGTGAGGGTAAAATGGGCAAAATGAACCACCAAAACGCTCCACAGGCGGCGAAAATCGAGAAGATGCAAATTAAGTCCCAAACTCTATCCTTTTTCGAGttcctttctttcctctccCTTTTCTTTGCCATGAACTCTTCGTACTTCTCTTTCTCtccctttccctttcccttcCAACTTCTGCCGCTCCCCATAACCCTTTCCAAAATTACCAAACTCTCCTCCCCACTCAATCCTTTCCCATCCATATCCTCCATCCTCATACTCACTTCCCTCACGTGCATCTTCTCTCCTTCTCCTCCTTTTTCCCCGCACGTGACCACTACCCCACACGCCACCAACTCTCTCGACGATCCCCACCCTTCATCTCCCTCCATCACCCTCCCATATCGCACCTGTACATCACCTGTCAGCCAGTGTCGTTCCACCGAAACCGCTCTCTTACTAGACATATTAACCGCTTTTTCCCGGGTCGGGTCCACAATGATCCAACTCGAACTCAAGTTCTCCTCCAAATGTTTCAGCCACGTGTCATCGTTAGAACTACCGTATTTTATCGGTGACCTTGGAGCCGGATTGTCCA
This sequence is a window from Gossypium raimondii isolate GPD5lz chromosome 5, ASM2569854v1, whole genome shotgun sequence. Protein-coding genes within it:
- the LOC105771055 gene encoding F-box protein At2g27310, producing the protein MASPPPSSSIAKGGDGVITTLHPDIIRALILTRLDGPDLASTACVSSYLRSLSTEENLWRDICCSTWPSLDHPRLKQVISTFPYGHRSFFSESFPFPNPQPPKPNVRGSLALATELISAVDIYYHGNPIYSKVVEMETSSSWFLSTPFRLNLLGVDNPAPRSPIKYGSSNDDTWLKHLEENLSSSWIIVDPTREKAVNMSSKRAVSVERHWLTGDVQVRYGRVMEGDEGWGSSRELVACGVVVTCGEKGGEGEKMHVREVSMRMEDMDGKGLSGEESLVILERVMGSGRSWKGKGKGEKEKYEEFMAKKRERKERNSKKDRVWDLICIFSIFAACGAFWWFILPILPSLVMKFV